Proteins encoded in a region of the Mucilaginibacter sabulilitoris genome:
- a CDS encoding TolC family protein yields the protein MRTNKAVHLYIFIISLLFCIITGCKNYKATVLQNNIAIPETFTGNTDTTTVANLPLKQFFTDTCLLHLIDTAVTANPDIQSALQRVEIAGANLQSSRSWLMPSIDFNATAGIEKYGDYTMNGVGNYDTNLSPNINSKQRIPGPSPDYFVGFRSSWEIDLWGKFHHQKAASFTRFLASRSAYKLAVTSLTAQVATLYYQLLALDNERQVIEKNITLQKNALEIIRIQKLGGRATELAVQQFEAQLARTQSLRFGVAQQITETENQLNFLTGKFTGTVRRDSSIHTLKLPGVLQAGIPTQLLLNRPDIRQAELELAAMNADIKAVRKAFLPSLTISPYVGYNAFKTALLFDSGSLGYGLLGGITAPIFNRKRLKADYARTMAEGKQALYHYQKVILNGFMEVSNSIKGIENYNDYYSFKLQEVKSLKNAVDVAGDLFLVGRANYLEIITAQRSVLDAELELANTKKNIFLNAVNLYRATGGGWK from the coding sequence ATGCGAACGAATAAAGCTGTTCATTTATATATATTCATCATAAGCTTATTGTTTTGTATTATCACGGGATGTAAAAATTATAAGGCTACCGTATTACAAAACAATATAGCTATACCTGAAACATTTACCGGTAATACGGACACTACCACTGTTGCCAATTTACCCCTTAAGCAGTTTTTTACGGATACTTGCCTGCTGCATTTGATTGATACTGCGGTAACGGCTAATCCGGATATACAATCGGCTTTGCAGCGGGTAGAAATAGCGGGGGCTAATTTGCAAAGCAGCCGTTCATGGCTCATGCCTTCCATTGATTTTAACGCAACCGCCGGAATAGAAAAATATGGAGATTATACCATGAACGGTGTCGGGAACTATGATACCAACCTGTCGCCTAATATCAATAGCAAACAACGCATTCCTGGTCCCTCGCCCGATTATTTTGTAGGTTTCCGGAGCTCATGGGAAATTGATCTTTGGGGTAAGTTCCATCATCAGAAGGCAGCATCGTTTACCCGGTTTTTAGCCAGCAGGAGCGCGTATAAATTAGCGGTAACCTCGCTTACCGCACAGGTTGCAACGCTTTACTATCAGCTGCTTGCCCTTGATAATGAACGGCAGGTCATTGAGAAAAACATCACCCTGCAAAAAAACGCGCTCGAAATTATCAGGATCCAGAAACTTGGCGGCCGGGCTACAGAATTAGCCGTGCAACAGTTTGAGGCACAGCTGGCCCGCACGCAAAGCCTGCGTTTCGGCGTGGCTCAGCAAATAACGGAAACGGAAAACCAGCTTAATTTTTTAACCGGAAAGTTTACCGGTACGGTACGGCGCGACAGTTCTATTCATACCCTTAAGCTTCCGGGGGTGCTTCAGGCGGGTATACCCACCCAGTTACTGCTTAACCGGCCCGATATCAGACAAGCCGAACTGGAACTGGCGGCTATGAATGCGGATATTAAAGCAGTCCGCAAGGCTTTTTTACCATCGCTCACCATATCGCCCTATGTGGGTTATAATGCCTTCAAAACAGCGTTGCTGTTTGATTCAGGTTCGTTAGGCTATGGACTATTAGGCGGCATTACCGCGCCGATATTCAACCGTAAAAGGCTTAAGGCCGATTATGCCCGGACAATGGCCGAAGGCAAACAGGCGCTTTATCATTACCAAAAGGTTATCTTGAACGGGTTTATGGAAGTATCAAACAGTATTAAGGGAATAGAAAACTATAATGACTATTACAGCTTTAAACTACAAGAGGTAAAATCCCTTAAAAACGCGGTTGATGTGGCCGGTGATCTTTTTTTGGTGGGAAGGGCAAATTACCTGGAAATTATTACCGCCCAACGTAGTGTATTGGATGCCGAACTGGAATTGGCGAATACCAAGAAAAACATATTCCTGAACGCTGTTAATTTATACCGCGCGACTGGAGGTGGCTGGAAATAG
- the pdxR gene encoding MocR-like pyridoxine biosynthesis transcription factor PdxR has product MLPYKSLIQVDRSARLSLHIQVCNSFISLITSGTLQPNDILPGSRVLAQLIGINRNTVKLAYDELISQGWAESIERKGIFVLSKLPLRSKTPVIPATANHAEAGTFDWNNNLGPILPNEQLQQVTLAIDDGFPDVRLAPVDVLMREYRSLSRKFYGKGFLKYSTAMGSEQLRLAIQRYLAHSRGLIVSPDQLMITKGSQMGIYLAARLLLNPGDGIAVGVCNYGSADDTFRNSGAKLLRISVDDQGMDIDELKKALQRQKIKAVYVIPHHHFPTTVTMSMERRLKLLNLAKEYRFAIIEDDYDFDFHYDNKPFLPLASIDHNHQVIYIGSISKTFAPALRIGFMSGPPAFVKAAASLRQLIDKQGDTLLEEALATLYNEGEMDRHFRRSLKIYRQRRNSFCEILKADFGDTIQFRVPEGGLGIWANFDPNIDLIKMSDEAARKGLYIGNGSYYQNENFSPNAQRIGFASLRENEMTEALSILKKVIYKL; this is encoded by the coding sequence ATGTTACCCTACAAATCATTGATCCAGGTTGATCGGAGTGCCCGGTTATCCTTACATATCCAGGTGTGCAATAGCTTTATTTCACTAATTACCAGCGGCACTTTACAACCCAATGATATATTACCAGGTTCACGGGTATTGGCCCAGCTAATTGGTATTAACCGGAATACCGTAAAACTGGCTTATGATGAATTGATTAGCCAGGGATGGGCCGAATCCATCGAGCGGAAAGGTATTTTTGTACTTTCTAAATTACCGCTCCGTTCAAAAACGCCGGTCATACCAGCTACAGCTAATCATGCCGAAGCCGGCACCTTTGACTGGAACAATAATCTGGGACCGATATTACCTAATGAGCAGCTGCAGCAGGTTACTTTAGCAATTGACGATGGGTTTCCTGATGTAAGGTTGGCACCCGTGGATGTGCTGATGCGTGAGTACCGAAGCCTATCCAGAAAATTTTATGGCAAAGGCTTTTTGAAATACAGCACCGCCATGGGTTCAGAACAATTACGGTTGGCCATCCAGCGTTATCTTGCCCATAGCAGGGGTTTAATAGTTTCGCCTGATCAATTGATGATCACCAAAGGCAGCCAGATGGGCATTTATTTAGCTGCCAGGTTGTTGCTCAATCCGGGCGATGGCATAGCGGTGGGCGTCTGTAATTATGGTTCGGCAGACGATACTTTTAGAAACAGCGGCGCCAAACTGTTACGTATTTCCGTCGACGATCAGGGAATGGATATTGACGAATTGAAAAAAGCGCTGCAGCGCCAAAAGATAAAGGCAGTTTATGTTATCCCGCATCATCATTTCCCTACGACAGTGACCATGAGCATGGAACGTCGGTTAAAGCTGTTGAACCTCGCGAAGGAATATCGCTTTGCAATTATCGAAGACGATTATGATTTTGACTTTCATTACGATAATAAACCTTTCCTGCCTTTGGCCAGCATCGACCATAACCATCAGGTCATTTACATCGGTTCCATATCCAAAACTTTTGCCCCCGCACTACGAATAGGATTTATGAGCGGACCACCCGCCTTTGTAAAAGCAGCAGCATCTCTTAGGCAATTAATTGATAAGCAAGGCGACACTTTGCTTGAGGAAGCTTTAGCCACGTTGTATAATGAGGGTGAGATGGACCGGCATTTCCGAAGGTCATTAAAGATTTACCGGCAGCGCAGAAATAGCTTTTGTGAAATACTAAAGGCTGATTTCGGAGATACGATTCAATTCAGGGTTCCTGAGGGTGGTCTTGGCATTTGGGCAAATTTTGACCCCAATATTGATCTGATTAAAATGTCGGACGAAGCCGCCAGAAAAGGCCTTTACATCGGAAATGGGAGCTATTATCAAAACGAAAACTTTTCTCCTAATGCACAACGAATTGGCTTTGCATCACTGCGCGAAAATGAGATGACCGAAGCGCTCAGCATCCTAAAAAAGGTGATTTATAAACTATAA
- a CDS encoding EamA family transporter, producing MKSEALKGSIFVAMGACCYGMLGSFVKMAYRDGFATAEVVLSQFGLGLAGLFVLTLFRKREHKQKQQESSFKSKIKLIAAGTSLGLTSIFYYMAVRLVPVSIAIVLLMQTVWMSVVLEMLLHKRLPSWHKIASALLVMAGTVLATQVLKQSAGISWPGLVWGVLSAVCYTATMYSSNHVELHCPPLTRSLYMILGGFIIIILVFHASVNPGFSYRIFMSWGVLVSLFGTILPPLLFTRGMPSTGMGLGAIIAALEIPVAVLAANCLLHETATLSQWIGIILILTAVVLMNLTIKQSLKNNNK from the coding sequence ATGAAAAGCGAGGCGCTGAAGGGGAGTATTTTTGTTGCAATGGGTGCTTGCTGCTACGGCATGCTGGGTAGTTTTGTGAAAATGGCTTACCGGGATGGCTTTGCAACGGCCGAGGTTGTGCTGTCACAATTCGGCCTCGGGTTGGCCGGGCTCTTTGTTTTAACGCTTTTTCGTAAGCGGGAGCATAAGCAGAAACAGCAGGAGTCAAGCTTTAAAAGCAAGATCAAGCTGATTGCCGCCGGTACCTCATTGGGACTCACCAGTATTTTCTACTATATGGCAGTCCGGCTTGTTCCGGTGAGTATCGCGATCGTGCTATTGATGCAGACCGTTTGGATGAGTGTGGTTCTGGAGATGTTATTGCACAAACGGTTACCCAGTTGGCATAAAATAGCATCGGCATTGTTAGTAATGGCCGGAACGGTACTCGCCACGCAGGTGCTGAAACAATCTGCGGGCATAAGCTGGCCGGGATTGGTATGGGGGGTGCTGTCTGCAGTTTGCTATACCGCCACCATGTATTCCTCAAATCATGTTGAATTGCATTGCCCACCGTTAACCAGAAGTCTTTATATGATCTTGGGTGGGTTCATCATCATTATCCTAGTTTTTCATGCTTCTGTTAATCCGGGCTTTTCATACAGGATTTTTATGAGTTGGGGAGTTCTGGTTTCGCTGTTTGGAACCATTCTTCCACCATTGCTATTTACCCGGGGAATGCCTTCAACCGGCATGGGTTTAGGCGCTATCATTGCTGCCCTTGAAATACCAGTGGCCGTGCTTGCAGCAAACTGTTTGCTGCATGAAACGGCAACCTTATCTCAGTGGATTGGCATTATACTTATCCTTACCGCAGTTGTACTGATGAATTTAACCATAAAACAAAGTTTAAAAAATAATAACAAATAA
- a CDS encoding FMN-dependent NADH-azoreductase: MKKVLIINASARTLESKSRELTKVFVNQWNTIYEKPEIKYRELGNAPIAHISEAWIAATLKPVSDRSESENKVLAESNTYIAELKEANVIVLGSPMYNWSIPSALKAYIDQVFRVNETFRVNLSNPENPYVGLLENKTLFLLLSRGGQHYEKGEANAHLNFQSTYLKTVFDIMGIRNIYMIAIDGASLDKEKLKYSIEIAHQKVRNLIGAGIELI, translated from the coding sequence ATGAAAAAAGTATTAATTATCAATGCAAGCGCACGAACGCTTGAATCAAAATCCAGGGAACTCACAAAAGTTTTTGTGAACCAATGGAATACCATTTACGAAAAGCCGGAGATCAAATACCGGGAATTGGGAAATGCCCCTATAGCTCATATCAGCGAAGCCTGGATAGCCGCAACTTTAAAACCGGTAAGCGATCGATCTGAATCAGAAAATAAGGTGCTTGCCGAAAGCAATACTTATATAGCCGAATTGAAGGAAGCCAACGTCATTGTTCTGGGCTCACCCATGTACAATTGGTCTATCCCCAGTGCACTGAAAGCCTATATAGACCAGGTATTCAGGGTAAATGAAACATTCCGCGTTAATTTGAGTAATCCAGAAAACCCCTATGTAGGACTGCTTGAAAATAAAACCTTGTTCCTGTTATTATCAAGAGGCGGTCAGCATTACGAAAAAGGTGAAGCGAACGCACACTTGAACTTTCAGAGTACTTATCTAAAAACCGTTTTCGACATCATGGGTATTCGCAACATTTATATGATTGCGATTGACGGAGCATCGTTAGACAAAGAAAAACTCAAATACAGTATAGAAATAGCACATCAGAAAGTCAGAAATCTGATTGGGGCAGGAATTGAATTGATATGA
- a CDS encoding winged helix-turn-helix transcriptional regulator — protein sequence MMIRYKMAKNDEHRSYCPVNLFTEVLGDKWSLLILRDMMFYKRRHFNELLRESEEKIASNILRDRLVMFEKEGLVSKGKPVDENHKQKLTYSLTEKSIDLLPLMVSAIGWSIRHEPVDKKKYKPAVDLYAAGRPAIAAFQAMLRQEHLGQATTQS from the coding sequence ATGATGATCAGATATAAGATGGCGAAAAATGACGAACATAGGTCTTATTGTCCGGTTAACCTGTTTACTGAGGTTTTGGGCGACAAATGGAGTTTATTGATATTACGCGATATGATGTTTTATAAAAGGCGGCATTTTAATGAATTACTTCGTGAGTCTGAAGAAAAGATAGCCTCTAATATTTTAAGAGACAGGCTTGTTATGTTTGAGAAAGAGGGCCTTGTTTCTAAAGGAAAGCCTGTGGATGAAAACCATAAACAAAAACTTACGTACAGCCTGACGGAAAAAAGCATCGATCTGCTGCCATTAATGGTTAGTGCCATTGGCTGGAGCATCAGGCATGAGCCTGTGGATAAAAAGAAATATAAACCAGCGGTTGATCTTTATGCTGCCGGGCGTCCCGCGATAGCGGCTTTTCAAGCTATGTTAAGGCAGGAGCATCTTGGTCAAGCCACTACACAATCTTAA
- a CDS encoding efflux RND transporter periplasmic adaptor subunit translates to MLKHKGIFYALAAATCFSIAGCVSEAHDNNAQEELLQLPVVTLNARDTVVSTAYVADIQAIKNIEIRTRVRGFLEKIYVDEGQQVKKGQLLFKLNDEEFKNMLSKAKAALSNATADAKATALEVDRVKMLVSKKVISASELEVAEAKLHADKATIEEAQSAVQSAKAHMDYTSIHAPFDGIINRIPLKAGSLIDEGMLLTNLSDISSMYAYFSFPENEYLKYERTKKTAADSGNDKVKLVLADGSNYPYSGNIETIEGEIEQSTGSIDFRARFPNPQKLLRHGATGKVFLTNRADNVVLVPQQAVFDIQDKSYVYLVDNQNKLHMKAFTPLLRLSHSYIVKDGLKSGDKILYEGVQNARDGMIIKPEQIEQKPLLAMKK, encoded by the coding sequence ATGTTAAAACATAAAGGAATTTTTTATGCTTTGGCTGCCGCAACATGCTTTTCTATAGCTGGCTGCGTGTCTGAAGCTCACGATAATAACGCTCAGGAAGAACTGTTACAATTGCCGGTAGTTACGCTCAATGCCCGCGATACTGTTGTAAGTACAGCCTATGTAGCCGATATACAGGCAATTAAAAATATAGAGATCAGGACCCGCGTTAGGGGCTTTTTAGAAAAAATATATGTAGATGAAGGTCAGCAGGTAAAAAAAGGGCAATTGCTTTTTAAGCTGAACGATGAGGAATTTAAGAACATGCTGTCAAAGGCAAAGGCCGCGTTAAGTAATGCCACTGCAGATGCTAAGGCTACCGCGCTTGAAGTTGACAGGGTAAAAATGCTGGTTAGCAAAAAGGTAATATCCGCGTCAGAACTGGAAGTAGCAGAGGCTAAACTTCATGCAGACAAAGCCACTATTGAGGAAGCCCAATCTGCCGTACAAAGTGCGAAAGCCCACATGGATTACACTTCTATTCACGCTCCTTTTGATGGTATCATTAACCGTATACCGCTCAAGGCCGGAAGTTTGATAGATGAAGGCATGCTGCTAACCAATCTGTCAGATATCAGTTCTATGTACGCCTATTTCAGTTTTCCCGAAAATGAATATCTGAAATATGAACGTACCAAAAAAACTGCAGCCGATAGTGGTAACGACAAAGTGAAATTAGTACTTGCCGATGGCAGCAACTATCCTTATTCAGGCAACATCGAAACTATTGAAGGCGAAATTGAGCAAAGCACCGGTTCCATTGATTTCCGGGCCCGCTTCCCTAATCCGCAAAAGCTGTTAAGACATGGCGCCACCGGAAAAGTATTTCTGACAAACCGGGCCGATAATGTAGTGTTAGTTCCGCAACAAGCCGTTTTTGACATTCAGGATAAAAGCTATGTGTATTTGGTTGATAATCAAAACAAACTGCACATGAAAGCTTTTACACCACTTTTAAGGCTCTCGCACAGCTACATTGTAAAAGATGGTTTGAAATCTGGCGATAAAATTCTGTATGAAGGCGTTCAAAACGCCCGTGACGGCATGATTATAAAACCTGAACAAATAGAGCAGAAGCCTTTACTTGCTATGAAAAAATAG
- a CDS encoding DUF3307 domain-containing protein, with product MELTLLLRLLLAHLLSDFLLQPTRWVKAKDTKKEKAPEMYYHILVVTALTYLFLWDWNHWHLPLIVMVSHLLIDIWKSHRPHAFAYFLVDQLLHVFVIVAAWTIFYFDASTVLPWLSRYLNSVHFWVLIIAYYLITGPLGIAIGIATSKWQKEAGMDTAGLDKAGIWIGRCERVLILTFIITNQYTALGFLMAAKSILRFGDAEDRAQKKTEYILVGTLMSFASAALIGAIVSYLLHKY from the coding sequence ATGGAACTAACCCTATTATTACGTTTGCTATTAGCGCATCTGCTAAGTGATTTCTTGTTGCAGCCAACAAGGTGGGTTAAAGCTAAGGATACCAAAAAGGAGAAAGCTCCGGAAATGTACTATCACATACTGGTAGTAACAGCGCTGACATACCTGTTTTTATGGGACTGGAATCACTGGCACTTGCCATTGATTGTTATGGTAAGCCACTTATTAATAGATATCTGGAAGAGCCATCGTCCTCATGCATTTGCCTACTTTCTTGTCGATCAATTACTTCATGTATTTGTAATTGTCGCTGCTTGGACTATATTCTACTTTGATGCCAGCACTGTACTACCCTGGCTATCCAGATACTTAAACTCGGTGCATTTTTGGGTGTTAATAATCGCTTACTACCTGATAACAGGACCATTAGGCATAGCTATCGGAATAGCAACCAGCAAATGGCAAAAGGAGGCTGGGATGGATACAGCAGGATTAGATAAAGCCGGTATATGGATCGGCCGTTGTGAAAGGGTGCTGATACTTACTTTTATCATTACCAATCAATATACGGCATTAGGGTTTCTGATGGCAGCCAAGTCCATTCTGCGCTTTGGCGATGCAGAAGACCGGGCGCAAAAAAAGACTGAATACATATTAGTAGGAACGCTAATGAGTTTTGCATCAGCAGCGCTCATAGGTGCTATAGTCAGCTATCTCTTGCATAAATATTGA
- a CDS encoding efflux RND transporter permease subunit, with amino-acid sequence MFNLFIKRPVLSLVISLVITLLGVLALITLPITQFPDIVPPSVTVTATYTGANAEVCAKAVATPLERAINGVPGMTYMSTVCTNDGITVISINFNVGVDPDLAAVSVQNRVSTIIDELPEEVIKAGVTTEKEVNSMLMYLNIMSRDSTLDEKFIYNFTDINVLQELKRIEGVGRAEIMGAKEYSMRVWLKPDRMMAYHVSTDEVIQSIRNQNVEAAPGKTGQSSDKSPQLLQYVLRYPGKFFEPEQYKNLVIRADDNGSVLKLREVADVEFGSLTYSMVSKTDGRPSASILIKQRPGSNAREVITNIKERMAELKKTSFPAGMSYNVNYDVSRFLDASVHEVMRTLIEAFILVFIVVYLFLQDFRSTLIPALAVPVALIGTLFFMQMLGFSINLLTLFALVLAIGIVVDNAIVVVEAVHVKMNEEHLPPMEATLSAMKEISGAIVAITLVMSAVFVPVAFMSGPVGVFYRQFSLTLAFSIVISGINALTLTPALCALMLKHEPTAKGKEGMVKRFFNGFNHKYDQLSNRYSSLIGRIAGRRVVTFILLLFFFGATWGLSFILPSGFIPTEDQGMIYVNVTTPPGATVERTEQVISRIQEVSKSIGAIESVSTLSGYSLINEIAGASYGMAMINLKPWDERKESINEIIHLLEQKTKNIADASIQYFPPPTVPGFGNSSGFEIRVLDRTGSGDLQKTAQVTNGFIKALNESPEISGAFSSFDPNFPQYMISVDQQVAAQKGITIDKAMSTLQTLMGSYYASNFIRFGQMYKVMVQASPEFRSKPEDVLKLQVKNEKGEMVPFSTFIKMNRVYGPEQITRYNMYTSAMITGDAEPGFSSGDAIKAIERIAKEKLPKGFTFAWSGMTREEIESGNQAIYIFIICLVFVYLLLAAQYESLLLPLPVILSLPTGIFGAFFFLKLLGLENNIYAQVALVMLIGLLGKNAILIIEFAIQRQKAGATVIKAAIEGAVSRMRPILMTSLAFIAGLIPLCVADGAGAMGNRSIGTAAAGGMLFGTIFGLILIPGLYVLFARISPEKKEVKMVLVEEETVDNYQ; translated from the coding sequence ATGTTTAACCTGTTTATAAAGCGGCCGGTATTGTCGTTGGTTATCTCCCTGGTGATTACCCTGCTCGGAGTACTGGCTTTAATTACCCTGCCCATTACGCAGTTTCCTGATATTGTTCCGCCATCTGTAACGGTTACCGCAACGTATACCGGTGCCAATGCTGAAGTTTGCGCCAAAGCGGTAGCTACCCCGCTGGAACGTGCCATTAACGGTGTGCCCGGCATGACTTACATGTCTACTGTATGTACCAATGATGGTATCACGGTTATTTCTATTAATTTTAACGTAGGGGTTGATCCTGATCTGGCTGCTGTTAGCGTGCAGAACCGGGTATCAACCATTATTGACGAATTACCCGAAGAGGTAATCAAGGCCGGCGTAACTACCGAAAAGGAAGTTAACAGCATGCTGATGTACCTGAACATCATGAGCCGGGACAGTACGCTCGACGAAAAATTCATTTACAACTTTACAGATATTAACGTACTGCAGGAGCTTAAACGGATTGAAGGCGTTGGCCGTGCCGAGATCATGGGTGCTAAAGAATACTCCATGCGGGTTTGGCTCAAACCCGACAGGATGATGGCCTATCATGTATCTACCGATGAGGTTATACAATCCATTCGCAATCAGAATGTGGAAGCCGCGCCGGGTAAAACCGGACAGAGTTCTGATAAATCCCCGCAATTGCTGCAGTATGTTTTACGCTACCCCGGAAAGTTTTTTGAACCTGAACAATATAAAAATCTGGTAATACGGGCTGATGATAACGGATCCGTCCTGAAACTTAGAGAGGTTGCCGATGTTGAATTTGGCTCGTTAACCTACAGCATGGTATCCAAAACCGATGGCAGGCCATCGGCATCCATACTCATCAAACAAAGGCCGGGTTCAAACGCCCGTGAGGTGATCACCAATATTAAAGAGCGTATGGCCGAGCTGAAAAAAACATCGTTCCCGGCGGGTATGAGCTATAATGTAAACTATGATGTGTCGCGTTTTCTTGATGCGTCAGTACATGAGGTCATGCGTACGCTGATAGAAGCTTTTATTCTTGTTTTCATAGTAGTTTACCTCTTTCTACAGGATTTCAGATCGACGCTGATACCTGCGCTCGCTGTTCCGGTAGCGTTGATCGGTACCTTGTTCTTTATGCAGATGCTCGGGTTTTCCATTAACCTGCTTACGCTCTTCGCGTTAGTACTGGCTATTGGTATTGTGGTAGATAATGCTATTGTGGTGGTGGAGGCTGTTCACGTAAAAATGAACGAGGAGCATTTACCACCTATGGAGGCTACCCTGAGCGCCATGAAAGAGATCAGCGGAGCCATTGTGGCTATTACGCTGGTCATGTCGGCGGTGTTTGTGCCTGTAGCATTCATGTCAGGCCCGGTAGGTGTATTTTACCGGCAGTTCTCTTTAACGCTCGCATTCTCCATTGTAATCTCGGGCATAAACGCTTTGACGCTTACCCCCGCGTTGTGTGCCCTTATGCTGAAGCATGAACCTACCGCTAAAGGCAAAGAAGGAATGGTAAAACGCTTTTTTAATGGCTTTAATCACAAATATGATCAGCTATCTAATCGCTACTCATCCCTGATCGGCCGGATAGCGGGCAGAAGGGTAGTTACTTTTATTTTGCTGCTGTTTTTCTTCGGGGCTACCTGGGGTTTAAGTTTTATCCTGCCGTCGGGCTTTATACCTACGGAAGACCAGGGTATGATCTATGTGAACGTTACCACGCCTCCTGGCGCTACGGTGGAGCGTACAGAACAGGTGATCAGTCGCATCCAGGAGGTAAGTAAAAGCATTGGCGCTATTGAATCAGTATCTACACTTTCGGGTTATAGCTTAATTAATGAAATAGCGGGGGCATCCTATGGTATGGCCATGATCAACCTGAAACCCTGGGACGAAAGAAAAGAATCAATCAATGAAATTATTCATTTACTGGAGCAAAAAACAAAAAACATAGCCGATGCCTCCATCCAGTATTTTCCGCCGCCAACGGTTCCCGGTTTCGGTAATTCAAGTGGTTTCGAGATCCGTGTGCTCGACCGTACCGGCAGCGGCGATTTGCAAAAAACGGCCCAGGTAACCAATGGTTTTATAAAAGCGTTAAATGAGTCGCCCGAAATTTCAGGCGCATTCAGCAGTTTCGACCCCAATTTTCCGCAATATATGATCTCTGTTGATCAGCAGGTGGCGGCGCAAAAGGGTATCACCATTGATAAGGCGATGTCAACCCTGCAAACCCTGATGGGAAGTTATTACGCTTCAAACTTTATCCGTTTCGGACAAATGTATAAAGTAATGGTACAGGCTTCGCCGGAGTTTCGGTCGAAGCCCGAGGATGTCCTGAAACTACAGGTAAAAAATGAAAAAGGCGAAATGGTTCCCTTCTCAACATTCATCAAAATGAACCGCGTGTACGGGCCTGAACAAATTACCCGCTATAATATGTATACCTCTGCCATGATCACCGGTGATGCAGAACCCGGCTTTAGCAGTGGCGATGCTATTAAGGCTATTGAACGCATAGCCAAGGAAAAATTGCCAAAGGGCTTTACTTTCGCCTGGTCTGGTATGACGCGCGAGGAAATAGAATCAGGCAACCAGGCGATTTATATCTTCATTATTTGTCTGGTGTTTGTTTACCTCCTGCTTGCTGCCCAATATGAAAGCCTCTTGCTGCCGCTGCCGGTGATACTATCATTACCAACGGGTATTTTTGGCGCGTTTTTCTTTTTAAAGCTGCTGGGGCTCGAAAATAATATTTATGCGCAGGTCGCCCTGGTGATGCTGATTGGTTTGCTTGGCAAAAATGCCATTCTGATCATTGAGTTTGCCATACAGCGCCAAAAAGCCGGAGCCACGGTAATTAAAGCGGCTATTGAAGGCGCGGTATCCAGGATGCGGCCCATATTAATGACATCACTGGCCTTTATAGCCGGTCTTATCCCTTTATGTGTGGCTGATGGCGCCGGGGCGATGGGTAACCGGTCAATAGGTACAGCCGCTGCCGGGGGGATGCTCTTCGGTACCATTTTCGGTCTGATATTAATTCCCGGGCTTTATGTGCTTTTTGCCAGAATATCACCTGAAAAGAAAGAAGTAAAAATGGTATTGGTTGAGGAAGAAACAGTAGATAATTATCAATAA
- a CDS encoding phage integrase SAM-like domain-containing protein, with amino-acid sequence MFAKQLLQVGGNYDAFRSDTTRLKRFNEFIKNEKITFEDITVDLLQRYTVFLKVSKKFQYDKTKQPKPLSERSITNHLMIIRTIFNRAINAKLVSKDLYPFGGKGKAALVAL; translated from the coding sequence GTGTTTGCGAAACAGTTGCTGCAGGTAGGTGGTAATTACGATGCATTCAGAAGTGATACTACAAGATTAAAGCGATTTAACGAATTTATTAAAAATGAGAAGATCACATTTGAAGATATTACGGTTGATCTTTTACAACGCTATACTGTTTTTCTAAAAGTATCTAAAAAGTTCCAATATGATAAAACGAAGCAACCGAAGCCGCTTAGCGAACGAAGTATTACCAACCATCTTATGATCATCCGAACAATATTTAATCGAGCGATCAATGCGAAGTTGGTCAGTAAAGACCTTTATCCCTTTGGTGGTAAGGGTAAAGCCGCTTTGGTGGCGCTGTAA
- a CDS encoding carboxymuconolactone decarboxylase family protein, with protein MRKFIESTPLTKTHKDLIKIRASQLNGCAFCIDMHTKDARRAGETEQRIYALNAWRDTLFFTEEERAILALTEEVTLISNHVSAQTYAKAAEVLSGEYLAQVILAIITINAWNRIGITTQLIPA; from the coding sequence ATTAGAAAATTTATTGAAAGCACACCGCTGACTAAAACCCACAAAGACCTGATCAAGATAAGGGCCTCACAACTCAACGGCTGTGCTTTTTGTATCGACATGCACACAAAAGACGCCCGCAGGGCCGGTGAAACCGAACAGCGTATTTATGCCTTGAATGCCTGGCGCGATACTCTTTTCTTTACCGAAGAGGAGCGCGCTATTTTGGCATTGACTGAAGAGGTAACCCTCATTAGCAATCATGTAAGCGCCCAAACTTATGCAAAAGCTGCCGAGGTGTTGTCAGGAGAATACCTGGCACAGGTTATTTTAGCTATTATTACAATTAACGCCTGGAACAGGATAGGAATCACCACGCAATTAATTCCAGCTTAA